From Marinobacterium sp. LSUCC0821, a single genomic window includes:
- a CDS encoding acetoacetate--CoA ligase — protein MQPLWSPTEAQISDAQLTRFRTWLATQDPEYSFADYDSLWHWSTSDIWGFWEALRRFLAIDFTIPAHSVVDTLTDIPGANWFSGASLNFAEALLKRRDSESAVIFRGENGRRYSLSYADLYQQTAKFAHYLKAQGVVAGDRVAGYMPNIPETIVAMLATSSIGAIWTSCSPDFGANGVVDRFGQTEPKILVTVDGYHYGGKKLDNRDKLPEILERIPSVKTVVVVPFLDLDIDLSNIPKAINWNSATANDVAEVEFAQLPFDHPLYIMYSSGTTGVPKCIVHGAGGTLIQHLKEHVLHTDMSASDRMLYFTTCGWMMWNWMVSALGAGSSLVLFDGSPFHPSASALWDIIEEESVTVFGTGAKYIAAIQSNGLKPAASHDLTKLRAILSTGSPLSPESFEFIYKDVKSDLHLASISGGTDIISCFALGNPTLPVYTGEIQSRGLGMAVDIFDDEGNSMPAGKGELVCTKPFPSRPLGFWNDPEGVRYHEAYFDHFEGVWAHGDYAEITAHKGLIIHGRSDAVLNPGGVRIGTAEIYRQVEKVSEVVDSICIGQPYEDDVRVVLFVVLRDGVELDDQLIAKIKTTIRSNTTPRHVPSIIKTVADIPRTKSGKIVELAVRNVVMGAPVKNVESLANPEALDNFKNIV, from the coding sequence CTCAATTAACCCGTTTTAGAACCTGGTTAGCGACTCAAGATCCAGAGTACTCTTTTGCCGATTACGATTCACTCTGGCATTGGAGTACGAGCGATATTTGGGGCTTTTGGGAGGCGCTGCGTCGTTTCTTAGCGATAGATTTCACAATCCCTGCGCATTCCGTCGTCGACACTCTTACCGATATTCCAGGTGCTAATTGGTTTTCGGGTGCGTCCCTTAACTTTGCTGAGGCGCTATTAAAACGACGCGACAGTGAGAGCGCCGTTATCTTTCGTGGCGAAAATGGTCGCCGATATTCATTGAGCTATGCCGATCTGTATCAACAGACTGCTAAGTTTGCGCACTATCTAAAGGCGCAAGGAGTGGTCGCAGGAGATCGCGTAGCGGGCTATATGCCCAACATCCCTGAGACTATCGTTGCGATGTTAGCAACTAGCTCGATAGGCGCTATCTGGACTTCATGCTCCCCCGATTTTGGTGCAAATGGGGTGGTCGATCGTTTCGGGCAAACAGAGCCGAAAATTCTAGTGACAGTGGATGGTTATCATTATGGCGGTAAGAAACTAGATAATAGAGACAAGCTTCCGGAGATCTTAGAGCGTATTCCTAGCGTTAAAACAGTTGTCGTGGTGCCTTTCTTAGATCTGGATATCGACCTATCAAACATCCCCAAGGCAATAAATTGGAATTCAGCGACAGCTAACGATGTGGCTGAGGTTGAGTTCGCACAGTTACCCTTCGATCACCCGCTATACATCATGTACTCATCAGGCACGACGGGTGTACCTAAGTGCATAGTGCATGGCGCAGGTGGCACATTGATACAGCATCTTAAAGAGCATGTGCTGCATACTGATATGTCTGCTTCAGATCGAATGCTCTATTTCACCACCTGTGGTTGGATGATGTGGAACTGGATGGTTTCGGCACTGGGGGCAGGTTCTTCGCTTGTGCTGTTTGATGGCTCACCTTTCCACCCATCCGCTAGTGCGCTCTGGGACATCATTGAAGAGGAGTCGGTGACGGTATTTGGTACAGGTGCGAAGTACATTGCTGCCATTCAATCGAACGGTTTAAAACCAGCAGCATCGCATGATCTAACCAAGCTAAGAGCTATCCTCTCTACCGGTTCTCCTCTCTCACCTGAGAGCTTTGAATTTATCTACAAGGATGTGAAGTCTGATCTGCATCTTGCTTCGATTTCAGGGGGTACAGACATCATCTCCTGTTTTGCCTTGGGTAACCCAACGCTTCCGGTCTATACCGGCGAGATACAGTCGCGTGGTTTGGGTATGGCAGTAGATATCTTCGATGACGAAGGTAATTCAATGCCAGCAGGTAAGGGTGAACTCGTCTGCACTAAACCCTTCCCAAGTCGCCCACTGGGCTTTTGGAACGACCCAGAGGGTGTACGCTACCATGAGGCCTACTTTGACCATTTTGAAGGGGTGTGGGCACACGGTGATTACGCAGAGATCACAGCGCATAAGGGGCTAATTATTCATGGTCGCTCAGATGCCGTGCTTAACCCAGGTGGTGTTCGTATTGGCACAGCTGAAATCTATCGTCAGGTTGAGAAGGTTAGCGAGGTGGTCGATTCAATCTGTATCGGCCAGCCCTATGAGGATGATGTTCGCGTTGTGCTGTTTGTCGTGCTGCGCGACGGTGTAGAGCTGGATGATCAATTAATCGCCAAGATTAAAACCACAATTCGCTCTAATACAACGCCACGCCATGTGCCATCGATCATCAAAACAGTTGCAGACATCCCACGAACTAAGAGTGGCAAAATTGTGGAGCTGGCTGTCCGAAATGTTGTGATGGGTGCGCCGGTTAAGAATGTGGAGTCACTGGCTAACCCTGAGGCGTTAGATAACTTCAAAAATATTGTCTGA
- a CDS encoding HD-GYP domain-containing protein: protein MCSKGYKSSFTVTLNNGSQLIGFLFFDSSQQGTFTPEVQRDLLIYSNLIQMAVASELMVIDSLLATTAAARDFADLRDFETGKHLDRMAQFSRLIAREIAEQLDLSDEFVEQLYLFAPLHDIGKIGIPDQILLKPGRLTPEERTVVQEHVAKGVSIIEKVLTEYSLNAVSDTQVLMNIISCHHEYLDGSGYPNGKSGDEIPVEARVITVADIFDALTSIRPYKKPWDVDDAIDELRRMASESKLDSRVVEALAKHRDEAARLVVELADLPEDISA from the coding sequence GTGTGCTCTAAGGGTTACAAATCTTCATTCACAGTAACCCTAAACAACGGTTCACAACTGATCGGTTTTCTCTTCTTCGATAGCTCGCAACAAGGTACTTTTACGCCGGAAGTACAACGCGATCTGTTGATCTACTCAAACCTCATTCAGATGGCAGTTGCCTCTGAGTTGATGGTGATCGATTCGTTGTTAGCAACCACGGCAGCTGCGCGAGATTTTGCTGATCTGCGTGACTTTGAAACTGGTAAGCACCTAGACCGAATGGCCCAGTTCTCAAGGCTTATTGCCCGTGAAATTGCCGAGCAACTTGATCTGTCGGATGAGTTTGTGGAGCAGCTTTACCTCTTTGCGCCGTTGCACGATATTGGAAAAATCGGTATTCCCGATCAGATACTCTTAAAACCGGGTCGTCTAACACCAGAAGAGCGAACTGTGGTTCAAGAGCACGTTGCTAAGGGGGTATCCATCATCGAAAAAGTACTCACTGAGTACAGCTTAAATGCAGTTTCTGATACCCAGGTGTTGATGAATATCATCAGTTGCCATCATGAGTATTTAGATGGATCGGGTTACCCAAATGGGAAGTCTGGCGATGAAATTCCGGTTGAAGCGAGGGTTATCACCGTTGCTGATATCTTTGATGCGCTAACCAGTATTCGACCCTACAAAAAACCTTGGGATGTAGATGATGCGATTGATGAACTGCGTCGTATGGCAAGTGAATCCAAGCTCGACTCTCGTGTTGTTGAAGCGCTAGCTAAACACCGTGACGAGGCGGCGAGACTGGTCGTTGAGCTGGCCGACCTACCAGAGGATATCTCTGCTTAA